In Lacerta agilis isolate rLacAgi1 chromosome 8, rLacAgi1.pri, whole genome shotgun sequence, one genomic interval encodes:
- the PPP1R8 gene encoding nuclear inhibitor of protein phosphatase 1 isoform X1 has translation MAANANSAGGGGGGGSGGGGILPLFDCPTWAGKPPPGLHLDVVKGDKLIEKLIIDEKKYYLFGRNPDLCDFTIDHQSCSRVHAALVYHKHLKRVFLIDLNSTHGTFLGHIRLEPHKPQQIPIDSTVSFGASTRAYTLREKPQTLPSAVKGDEKMTSEDDELKGLLGLPEEETELDNLTEFNTAHNKRISTLTIEEGNLDIQRPKRKRKNSRVTFSDDDEIINPEDVDPSVGRFRNMVQTAVVPVKKKRMDNSGSLSADESATRRMQNFPYSGGLYGGLPPTHNETGAQAHSIHGTALIGGLPMPYPNLAPDVDLTPVAPSTVTMNPAPNPAVFNPEVVNEPKKKKYAKEAWPGKKPTPSLLI, from the exons ATGGCGGCTAACGCGAACTCTgccggtggtggcggcggcggcggcagtggcggTGGCGGTATCCTCCCACTTTTTGACTGCCCGACCTG GGCAGGAAAGCCTCCACCCGGGTTGCACCTGGATGTAGTCAAAGGAGACAAACTTATTGAG AAACTGATCATTGATGAAAAGAAATACTATCTCTTTGGGAGAAACCCTGACCTATGCGACTTCACCATTGATCACCAGTCATGTTCTCGGGTCCATGCTGCCTTAGTCTACCACAAACATCTGAAGAGGGTTTTTCTTATAGACCTCAACAGCA CACATGGCACGTTTTTGGGTCATATTCGTTTGGAGCCTCATAAGCCACAGCAGATTCCCATTGACTCTACGGTTTCATTTGGTGCCTCCACGAGGGCCTATACTCTGAGGGAAAAACCTCAGACATTGCCCTCTGCAGTAAAAGGAGACGAGAAGATGACCAGTGAGGACGATGAGCTCAAGGGTTTGCTTGGACTTCCAGAAGAGGAGACAGAATTAGAT AACCTGACAGAATTTAACACAGCCCATAACAAGAGGATCTCCACGTTAACTATAGAAGAAGGAAACTTGGATATCCAGAGACCAAAAAGAAAACGAAAGAATTCCAGAGTAACATTCAGTGATGACGACGAAATCATCAATCCAG AGGATGTGGACCCTTCTGTTGGACGCTTCAGAAACATGGTACAGACTGCAGTTGTCCCAGTGAAG AAAAAGCGGATGGACAACTCCGGTTCCCTGAGCGCGGATGAGTCTGCCACGCGGCGCATGCAGAACTTTCCCTATAGCGGAGGATTGTACGGCGGCTTGCCTCCCACTCACAACGAGACGGGTGCCCAGGCCCATAGCATTCATGGCACTGCACTCATTGGAGGCCTGCCAATGCCCTATCCTAATCTTGCCCCGGATGTGGACTTGACTCCGGTTGCACCCTCAACGGTCACCATGAACCCAGCTCCAAACCCTGCTGTCTTTAATCCCGAAGTTGTGAATGagcccaagaagaagaagtatgcaAAAGAAGCTTGGCCGGGCAAGAAGCCTACCCCTTCTCTCTTGATCTGA
- the PPP1R8 gene encoding nuclear inhibitor of protein phosphatase 1 isoform X2, protein MTGGPLMLTLGLRAGKPPPGLHLDVVKGDKLIEKLIIDEKKYYLFGRNPDLCDFTIDHQSCSRVHAALVYHKHLKRVFLIDLNSTHGTFLGHIRLEPHKPQQIPIDSTVSFGASTRAYTLREKPQTLPSAVKGDEKMTSEDDELKGLLGLPEEETELDNLTEFNTAHNKRISTLTIEEGNLDIQRPKRKRKNSRVTFSDDDEIINPEDVDPSVGRFRNMVQTAVVPVKKKRMDNSGSLSADESATRRMQNFPYSGGLYGGLPPTHNETGAQAHSIHGTALIGGLPMPYPNLAPDVDLTPVAPSTVTMNPAPNPAVFNPEVVNEPKKKKYAKEAWPGKKPTPSLLI, encoded by the exons ATGACAGGAGGGCCTCTGATGCTAACCTTGGGGCTCAG GGCAGGAAAGCCTCCACCCGGGTTGCACCTGGATGTAGTCAAAGGAGACAAACTTATTGAG AAACTGATCATTGATGAAAAGAAATACTATCTCTTTGGGAGAAACCCTGACCTATGCGACTTCACCATTGATCACCAGTCATGTTCTCGGGTCCATGCTGCCTTAGTCTACCACAAACATCTGAAGAGGGTTTTTCTTATAGACCTCAACAGCA CACATGGCACGTTTTTGGGTCATATTCGTTTGGAGCCTCATAAGCCACAGCAGATTCCCATTGACTCTACGGTTTCATTTGGTGCCTCCACGAGGGCCTATACTCTGAGGGAAAAACCTCAGACATTGCCCTCTGCAGTAAAAGGAGACGAGAAGATGACCAGTGAGGACGATGAGCTCAAGGGTTTGCTTGGACTTCCAGAAGAGGAGACAGAATTAGAT AACCTGACAGAATTTAACACAGCCCATAACAAGAGGATCTCCACGTTAACTATAGAAGAAGGAAACTTGGATATCCAGAGACCAAAAAGAAAACGAAAGAATTCCAGAGTAACATTCAGTGATGACGACGAAATCATCAATCCAG AGGATGTGGACCCTTCTGTTGGACGCTTCAGAAACATGGTACAGACTGCAGTTGTCCCAGTGAAG AAAAAGCGGATGGACAACTCCGGTTCCCTGAGCGCGGATGAGTCTGCCACGCGGCGCATGCAGAACTTTCCCTATAGCGGAGGATTGTACGGCGGCTTGCCTCCCACTCACAACGAGACGGGTGCCCAGGCCCATAGCATTCATGGCACTGCACTCATTGGAGGCCTGCCAATGCCCTATCCTAATCTTGCCCCGGATGTGGACTTGACTCCGGTTGCACCCTCAACGGTCACCATGAACCCAGCTCCAAACCCTGCTGTCTTTAATCCCGAAGTTGTGAATGagcccaagaagaagaagtatgcaAAAGAAGCTTGGCCGGGCAAGAAGCCTACCCCTTCTCTCTTGATCTGA